Proteins from a genomic interval of Clostridium scatologenes:
- a CDS encoding AAA family ATPase produces the protein MKKIPIGITDFKEIINNNYYLVDKSLFIKEIMEDGSKVLLLPRPRRFGKTINMSMLKYFFEKTDEDNSFLFEKLNIYEHKDIMGKQGVYPVIYITFKDLKDKNIDKCYEKIKEILSEQYDKFQFILDTLSEVDKMYYNDILLGKASEAQYETSLKNLSKFLSKYYGVNVVILIDEYDVPIQSGYLNDYYEDIVEFMRNFLSGGVKDNEYLEKAVMTGILRVAKESIFSGLNNLSVYGILKNKYSSYFGFSEVEIEEIFKYYEVEFKLDEVKSWYNGYVFGENIIYNPWSILNYVNNYEEGLQPYWINTSSNDLVKSLITKGGQQLKSELEDLIQDKSITKDINENIEMKEIDKSTENAWSFLLLSGYLKTVKKTRKPDGRLVCELAIPNIEVKYLYNEIIMSWLKESVNNDEFNLMLNSLTNGDIENFEDIFADYVVKSFSYFDIGDESENFYHAFVLGILVALNNKYRVKSNRESGYGRYDIMIIPKDKNKIGIIMEFKKVDRDDEEDLKKAAEEGLKQIRERKYKQELIAREIKNIIEIGVAFEGKDVMVLT, from the coding sequence GTGAAAAAGATTCCTATAGGTATAACTGATTTTAAGGAAATTATAAATAATAATTACTATCTTGTAGATAAGAGTTTGTTTATAAAAGAGATAATGGAAGATGGATCAAAAGTTTTATTATTGCCAAGACCAAGACGTTTTGGGAAGACCATAAATATGAGCATGCTTAAGTATTTCTTTGAAAAGACTGATGAAGATAATAGTTTTCTTTTTGAGAAATTGAATATATATGAACATAAAGATATTATGGGAAAGCAAGGAGTATATCCTGTTATTTATATAACTTTTAAAGATTTAAAGGATAAAAATATTGATAAATGTTATGAAAAGATAAAAGAAATTTTAAGTGAACAATATGATAAATTTCAATTTATATTAGATACTTTAAGTGAAGTAGATAAAATGTATTATAATGATATTCTACTTGGAAAGGCATCTGAAGCACAATATGAAACTAGCCTTAAGAATTTAAGCAAATTTTTAAGCAAATATTATGGTGTTAATGTAGTTATTTTAATTGATGAATATGATGTACCAATACAAAGTGGATATTTAAATGATTATTATGAAGATATAGTTGAATTTATGAGAAACTTTTTAAGCGGTGGAGTTAAAGATAATGAATATCTTGAAAAAGCAGTAATGACAGGTATTCTAAGGGTAGCAAAAGAAAGTATATTTTCAGGACTTAATAATCTAAGCGTATATGGTATTTTAAAGAATAAGTATAGTAGTTACTTTGGATTTTCAGAAGTTGAAATAGAAGAGATTTTTAAATATTATGAAGTGGAATTTAAATTAGATGAAGTTAAAAGCTGGTACAATGGCTATGTATTTGGAGAAAATATAATATATAATCCATGGTCTATACTAAATTATGTTAATAATTATGAAGAAGGGCTTCAGCCATATTGGATAAACACTAGCAGTAATGATTTAGTGAAAAGCCTTATAACAAAAGGTGGGCAGCAGTTAAAAAGTGAATTAGAAGACTTGATTCAAGATAAAAGTATAACAAAAGATATAAATGAAAATATTGAAATGAAGGAAATAGACAAGAGTACAGAAAATGCATGGAGCTTCTTACTTCTTAGTGGATATTTGAAAACCGTGAAAAAGACAAGAAAGCCAGATGGAAGACTTGTATGTGAACTTGCCATACCTAATATAGAAGTAAAATACTTGTATAATGAGATAATAATGAGCTGGCTTAAAGAAAGTGTAAATAATGATGAATTCAATCTTATGTTAAATTCACTTACCAATGGAGATATAGAAAACTTTGAAGATATTTTTGCAGATTATGTAGTTAAGAGTTTTAGCTATTTTGATATAGGTGATGAAAGTGAGAACTTTTATCATGCTTTTGTACTTGGAATATTAGTGGCGTTAAATAACAAATATAGAGTGAAATCTAATAGGGAAAGTGGTTATGGAAGATATGATATAATGATTATTCCAAAGGATAAGAATAAAATAGGAATAATAATGGAATTTAAAAAAGTTGACAGAGATGATGAAGAAGATTTGAAAAAAGCAGCAGAAGAAGGCTTAAAGCAGATAAGGGAAAGAAAATATAAACAAGAACTCATAGCACGAGAAATTAAAAACATAATAGAAATAGGAGTAGCCTTTGAAGGAAAAGATGTTATGGTATTAACCTAG